GCCGGTGATGTCGCCCGGCATCAGGTCGGGAGTGAACTGAATGCGCGAGAAGGTCAGCTCGAGGCTCTCGGCGAGCGTCTTGATCAGAAGCGTCTTGCCGAGCCCAGGAACGCCTTCGAGCAGGACGTGCCCGCCCGCGAAGAGTCCGACCAGGACCTGGCCGACGACGTCAGCGTGGCCGACGATGATCTTGCCGACTTCGGCCCGCAGCGCCTGATAGGAGCTGACGAACTCCGTGACCCGCTGCTCCTGAGGCTGGCTCGACACGGGAGGCTGCGCCATGAACGGCTCCTT
The Candidatus Methylomirabilota bacterium genome window above contains:
- a CDS encoding MoxR family ATPase, with the translated sequence MAQPPVSSQPQEQRVTEFVSSYQALRAEVGKIIVGHADVVGQVLVGLFAGGHVLLEGVPGLGKTLLIKTLAESLELTFSRIQFTPDLMPGDITG